A window of Lytechinus variegatus isolate NC3 chromosome 15, Lvar_3.0, whole genome shotgun sequence contains these coding sequences:
- the LOC121428755 gene encoding matrilysin-like — protein sequence MATLAVVCFLMMYWASMMAMPIPRDTLSEGHGFEDPGQHSKDVEAATSGVVSTFVPLDDSEVAKYFQDYGFLPQSLHVETDPESVEVNLTDAILKFQDFFELPPTGVADARVQELIDLPRCGLPDVFSFSVGFFRWYDLNLTYRIVELDDSMPLGRQVIGDVIRDAMQMWMSVTSLILCEVNDPDVDVDIHIRHFQGEHGDGISFDGPGGTLGHAFLPTFGEVHLDAAENWTVDTGDGIDYFQVVVHEIGHALGLMHSGVEGAIMYPFYRFRSDVELHQDDIQGIQLMYGTPDDLQRDVREHRCPYSGPTRSPSGQRQGFEKTKVLLSRIESLTGYFLME from the exons ATGGCAACTCTGGCGGTTGTATGTTTTCTCATGATGTATTGGGCCAGTATGATGGCGATGCCGATACCTCGGGATACTCTTTctgagggtcatgggttcgaagaCCCTGGCCAGCATTCGAAAGATGTGGAAGCTGCAACATCAGGTGTAGTCTCGACCTTCGTACCTTTGGATGACAGTGAAGTTGCG AAATATTTTCAAGACTATGGTTTCTTGCCCCAATCACTACATGTTGAAACGGACCCAGAGAGCGTAGAAGTTAATCTTACCGACGCCATTTTGAAGTTCCAAGATTTTTTTGAGCTGCCTCCTACTG gTGTCGCCGATGCAAGAGTCCAAGAATTGATAGATCTTCCCCGATGCGGCCTACCGGATGTATTTTCGTTCTCCGTTGGCTTTTTCCGGTGGTATGACCTGAACTTGACCTATCGTATCGTTGAACTGGATGATAGCATGCCTCTCGGTCGACAGGTCATCGGTGACGTCATTCGTGATGCGATGCAG ATGTGGATGTCTGTGACGTCATTAATCCTATGCGAGGTGAACGATCCGGACGTTGATGTCGACATTCATATCCGACATTTCCAGGGCGAGCACGGTGACGGTATCTCATTTGATGGACCCGGAGGAACGCTCGGTCACGCCTTCTTACCGACCTTCGGTGAAGTCCATCTCGATGCTGCCGAAAACTGGACAGTGGACACGGGGGATG GAATCGACTATTTTCAAGTCGTCGTCCATGAAATTGGGCATGCTCTGGGTTTGATGCATTCCGGCGTAGAGGGGGCAATAATGTATCCCTTTTATCGATTTCGTTCCGATGTTGAGCTTCATCAAGATGACATTCAAGGCATTCAGCTGATGTATG GAACGCCTGATGATCTTCAAAGAGATGTGAGAGAGCATAGATGTCCCTATTCTGGACCGACCCGTTCGCCTTCTGGACAAAGACAAG